From Odontesthes bonariensis isolate fOdoBon6 chromosome 21, fOdoBon6.hap1, whole genome shotgun sequence, a single genomic window includes:
- the hoxb5a gene encoding homeobox protein Hox-B5a → MSSYFVNSFSGRYPNGPDYQLLNYGASSGAMNSGTYRDSASATVHHATGSYGYSYNGMDLTVTNRGGGAGGAPNTGGHFGGGSVAGDTFGSLTAERGFRQSSNCPLASTAKSLMSPEGEDNKLGSQRSSPHAEQPGSTNLSSPNLSSSSRGAGGAAQRLTEQEDTLTQTGEAQHERNATHGSTSLPATGHSQPALLQERGPGGSAEGSMGSEAQTPQIFPWMRKLHISHDMTGPDGKRARTAYTRYQTLELEKEFHFNRYLTRRRRIEIAHALCLTERQIKIWFQNRRMKWKKDNKLKSMSLTPAGSAFLP, encoded by the exons ATGAGCTCTTACTTTGTAAACTCGTTCTCGGGGCGCTACCCAAATGGCCCCGACTATCAACTGCTGAATTATGGAGCTAGCAGCGGCGCAATGAACAGCGGGACGTACAGGGACTCTGCCTCCGCCACCGTGCACCATGCGACGGGCTCGTATGGCTACAGCTACAATGGCATGGATCTGACCGTGACCAACCGGGGAGGGGGGGCAGGCGGCGCTCCAAACACCGGAGGACACTTCGGAGGAGGCTCGGTTGCAGGGGACACCTTTGGCTCCCTGACCGCTGAAAGGGGCTTCAGACAGTCGTCCAACTGCCCCCTCGCTTCCACGGCCAAATCCCTCATGTCACCCGAAGGTGAGGACAACAAGCTGGGCTCGCAGAGGTCGTCTCCCCACGCGGAGCAACCAGGAAGCACTAATCTCAGCTCCCCGAACCTGTCGTCCTCCTCCCGGGGTGCCGGCGGCGCGGCGCAGCGCCTCACAGAGCAGGAAGACACCTTAACGCAGACCGGGGAGGCACAGCATGAACGGAACGCCACTCACGGGAGTACCTCGCTTCCTGCGACCGGGCACTCACAGCCGGCTCTGCTGCAGGAGCGCGGCCCGGGTGGATCAGCCGAGGGCAGCATGGGCAGCGAGGCTCAAACACCACAGATCTTCCCCTGGATGAGAAAGCTGCACATTAGCCATG ATATGACCGGTCCCGACGGGAAAAGAGCGCGGACGGCCTACACACGCTACCAGACTCTCGAGTTGGAGAAAGAGTTTCACTTCAACCGGTACCTCACGCGGCGGCGGCGGATCGAGATCGCACACGCGCTCTGTCTCACCGAGCGGCAGATCAAGATTTGGTTCCAGAACCGGAGGATGAAGTGGAAGAAAGACAACAAACTGAAAAGCATGAGCCTTACTCCAGCCGGAAGCGCCTTCCTACCCTAG